In Thermodesulfobacteriota bacterium, the following proteins share a genomic window:
- a CDS encoding methyl-accepting chemotaxis protein — MVRAVDLIYQIVKDIYDAKDISYVSERDAMQHVVRIIRQTKFGETRYFWILDKKPSMVIHPVYPELSEKQLADFTNPEGRRVFVEMVSLVQNKGEGFIEYEWLEQKERRPVKKLSYLKSFEPWGWIIGTDINLEEVNSYVKSIAMRISLYGLIVFSVICGIAYFVTESARKTLRLCGPISQKLSKIAEGDLCVVFEKEGTGEIGVIEGSAKKLLESLKDMASGILNTARAAEETVKGVNRSSDMLVLSLQDHSKRLNEIASSADQITQTITEIAKNVSKTSDKVRSTVDFLRQGQVNADEMVKAVEKAEKITEDLSRNIEVLEANVRDIEGILSVIEEITDQTELLSLNAAIEAARAGEFGRGFAVVAQEVKDLSNRASLSTQEIGKIIGDSTRGFSMLKGSIKDAVDSMKRTSALIRDMYDVFSKISSSTQEVFDLISLLSAATEEQSVTVRQIAKNIEEISSIAEYLKTVYVQELAGGIQRLYDSILDLKKEAERFKLSS, encoded by the coding sequence ATGGTACGAGCAGTGGATCTCATTTACCAAATAGTGAAAGACATATACGACGCGAAAGACATAAGTTACGTGTCAGAAAGAGACGCGATGCAGCACGTTGTGAGAATAATAAGGCAAACAAAATTCGGGGAGACTCGCTACTTCTGGATATTGGACAAAAAACCTTCTATGGTAATCCACCCGGTTTATCCGGAGTTAAGTGAAAAACAACTTGCCGACTTTACGAATCCGGAGGGGCGTAGGGTATTTGTGGAGATGGTCTCGCTGGTGCAAAATAAGGGGGAGGGATTCATAGAATACGAATGGTTGGAACAAAAGGAAAGAAGGCCCGTAAAAAAGCTATCCTATCTTAAAAGTTTTGAGCCTTGGGGATGGATCATAGGAACGGATATAAACCTCGAAGAGGTTAACTCGTACGTAAAATCTATTGCGATGAGAATATCGTTGTATGGCCTAATCGTTTTCTCAGTAATTTGCGGCATCGCGTATTTTGTTACTGAGAGTGCAAGAAAGACTTTAAGACTATGCGGTCCCATCTCCCAAAAATTGAGCAAAATTGCAGAGGGCGATTTATGCGTTGTGTTTGAAAAGGAGGGGACAGGAGAAATTGGTGTTATTGAGGGCTCGGCAAAAAAACTTCTCGAATCCCTAAAGGATATGGCTTCAGGAATCTTAAACACAGCTCGCGCGGCCGAGGAGACGGTCAAAGGAGTGAACAGGAGCTCCGATATGTTAGTTTTATCTTTACAAGATCATAGTAAAAGACTGAATGAGATTGCCTCGTCCGCGGACCAGATAACACAAACGATAACAGAGATCGCCAAAAACGTATCAAAGACTTCCGACAAAGTACGTTCAACCGTTGACTTTTTAAGACAGGGACAAGTGAACGCGGATGAGATGGTTAAGGCTGTTGAAAAAGCAGAGAAGATAACGGAGGATTTATCGAGAAACATAGAGGTGCTTGAGGCAAATGTAAGAGACATAGAGGGCATACTCTCAGTCATAGAAGAAATAACAGATCAGACAGAGCTTCTATCTTTAAATGCAGCAATTGAAGCCGCAAGAGCAGGAGAGTTTGGGAGGGGATTCGCTGTGGTTGCTCAAGAAGTCAAAGATCTATCAAACAGGGCTTCCTTGTCCACCCAGGAGATAGGAAAGATAATAGGTGATTCAACCAGAGGGTTCAGCATGCTTAAGGGTTCCATAAAAGATGCTGTTGACAGCATGAAAAGAACGTCTGCCCTAATACGAGACATGTATGATGTATTCTCAAAGATTTCGAGCTCCACCCAAGAAGTCTTCGACCTTATATCGTTATTGTCGGCGGCGACAGAAGAGCAGTCTGTGACAGTAAGGCAGATAGCTAAGAATATAGAGGAGATATCCTCAATCGCTGAATACTTAAAGACAGTGTATGTCCAAGAGCTCGCAGGTGGAATTCAAAGACTTTACGACTCAATTCTGGATCTAAAAAAGGAAGCGGAAAGGTTCAAATTGTCCTCGTAA
- a CDS encoding DNA polymerase III subunit alpha, with translation MIDYIELHSHSNFSFLDGASHVEDLIRRAKSLGMRAIALTDHNGLYIAPTFFKLCKEEGIKPIIGAELTLKGGFHLLLIVKDKKGYSNLCRLITKSHMKGKKGNPLLEREDLKNHSEGLICLTGCKRGEIPSLLLQKREGEALGVAKNYMDIFGRENLFIELQNNFYPEDRNLIASLIRLSSSLGLRYVVTNNVHYAKKDGSRLHDVLTCIRERKTIDECKNLRLNGEFYLKSKEEIGRIFRDIPSGLSNTLLIADMCDFDLDFSSYRFPEPHLPEGELPDAYLRRICERRLKEKYGKMDTEIRSRLDRELDLIRKLNLSGYFLIVYDIMEFAKREGILAQGRGSAANSLVAYLLGITKVDPIKNRLFLGRFLNEEMSEIPDIDIDISTKKRERVIQYVYEKYGYERVAMVCTFVTYKARNAIREVGKVLGFDKDLLDRMAKSVSVYDSCDVEEDLKKLESFKRLFDSKKWQHFTSLLKEIADFPRHTSIHVGGMLISSSPLIDIVPLEKASMPGRIVCQWDKDGIQDAGLIKVDLLGLRMLSLIEDAKEEIEKNKKIKLDLDRIPLDDEKVYDMICNCDTVGVFQLESRAQMQALPRIKPRSIEDLTVQVAIVRPGPLQGNMVHPYIRRRNNEEEVKYIHPSLEPILKETLGIILFQEQVLQVATRIGGLTEGEADKLRRSMSRKRSKEEIEKMRNRFLLGAQKNGIDEKTANEVFDAIKSFAEYGFCKSHAAGFALLSYQSAWLKRYYPLEFYTALLNNEPMGFYRIDTVVNDAKRHGIEILYPHINRSEKDCTIEEGKIRLGLRFVKNLGERTVERILNERKKGPYESLKDFVLRVGCEKDATEALILSGAFDFLGKSKRALLFELEEIKGVSDATLKLAFEEPKIEFPPFSNEEIVDLDYRILGLSPSFHPIKLLRDRLSGIEILKTTDIFQVQSEKEVMFLGLAVSKQRPETAKGFSFITLEDEYGMVNVVIRPKVYERFREIIRLESIILIKGKVEKKDGVINIIADEIFGPDKLDSLI, from the coding sequence ATGATTGATTACATCGAACTTCACTCCCATTCCAATTTTTCCTTCCTTGACGGTGCATCCCATGTGGAGGATCTTATAAGACGGGCAAAGAGTCTTGGTATGAGAGCCATAGCTCTTACCGACCATAATGGACTTTATATAGCCCCAACTTTTTTCAAGCTTTGTAAGGAGGAGGGAATAAAACCGATAATAGGTGCGGAGCTTACCTTAAAAGGCGGTTTTCATCTCCTCCTTATAGTAAAGGACAAAAAGGGCTATTCCAATCTTTGCCGGCTTATAACAAAGTCTCATATGAAAGGAAAAAAGGGAAATCCACTTCTAGAGAGAGAAGATTTAAAAAACCACTCCGAGGGGCTCATCTGCCTTACAGGTTGTAAGAGAGGGGAGATTCCATCCCTTCTTCTTCAAAAGAGAGAAGGGGAAGCCCTTGGAGTGGCAAAAAACTATATGGATATCTTTGGAAGGGAAAACCTTTTTATAGAGCTACAGAATAACTTTTACCCAGAGGATAGAAATCTCATCGCTTCTCTCATCCGTCTTTCCTCTTCTTTAGGTCTTAGGTATGTTGTCACAAACAATGTCCACTACGCAAAAAAAGATGGATCAAGACTCCACGATGTTCTTACATGCATAAGAGAAAGAAAAACGATAGATGAGTGTAAGAACCTTAGGCTTAACGGTGAATTTTATCTAAAGTCAAAGGAAGAGATTGGGAGAATTTTTCGTGATATCCCTTCAGGTCTATCAAACACTCTCCTTATAGCTGACATGTGCGATTTTGATCTCGATTTTTCCTCGTACCGTTTCCCTGAACCTCATCTTCCAGAGGGAGAACTTCCGGATGCTTATCTAAGGAGAATATGTGAGAGAAGACTCAAAGAAAAGTACGGAAAGATGGATACTGAAATAAGATCAAGGCTCGATCGGGAACTCGATCTCATCCGAAAGCTTAACCTTTCAGGTTACTTTCTCATCGTTTACGACATCATGGAATTTGCAAAAAGAGAAGGTATCCTTGCCCAGGGGAGGGGTTCTGCGGCAAATTCTCTTGTGGCTTATCTTCTCGGGATAACAAAGGTTGACCCGATAAAAAATAGGCTTTTTCTTGGAAGATTCTTAAATGAAGAGATGTCCGAAATCCCTGATATCGACATAGATATTTCAACGAAAAAAAGGGAAAGAGTGATTCAGTACGTCTATGAAAAGTACGGCTATGAGAGGGTGGCTATGGTTTGCACCTTTGTGACTTACAAAGCAAGAAACGCGATAAGGGAAGTCGGAAAAGTTTTGGGATTCGACAAAGACCTATTAGACAGGATGGCAAAATCAGTCTCCGTTTATGATTCCTGTGATGTGGAAGAGGATTTGAAAAAGCTTGAAAGCTTCAAAAGGCTTTTTGATTCAAAGAAATGGCAGCACTTCACAAGCCTTCTAAAAGAGATAGCGGATTTTCCGAGACACACCTCAATCCATGTAGGAGGTATGCTCATATCCTCCTCTCCACTTATAGATATAGTCCCTCTGGAGAAAGCATCCATGCCAGGTAGAATAGTGTGCCAGTGGGACAAGGATGGAATCCAGGATGCAGGTTTAATAAAAGTCGATCTTTTAGGCTTGAGAATGCTTTCTTTGATTGAGGATGCAAAGGAAGAAATAGAGAAAAACAAAAAAATAAAGCTCGATCTCGATAGAATCCCTCTCGATGATGAAAAAGTTTACGATATGATTTGTAACTGTGACACAGTCGGTGTTTTTCAGCTGGAAAGTAGAGCCCAGATGCAAGCCTTACCAAGAATAAAACCGAGATCGATTGAAGATTTAACGGTCCAGGTGGCGATAGTAAGACCTGGCCCACTCCAGGGAAACATGGTCCATCCTTACATAAGAAGGAGAAATAACGAAGAAGAGGTGAAGTACATACATCCTTCTTTAGAGCCGATTCTAAAAGAGACCTTAGGTATTATCCTTTTTCAGGAACAGGTCTTACAGGTTGCAACAAGAATAGGAGGACTTACAGAGGGAGAAGCGGACAAACTTAGGAGATCTATGAGTAGGAAAAGGTCTAAAGAGGAGATTGAAAAGATGAGGAATAGATTCTTACTTGGAGCACAAAAAAACGGCATAGATGAAAAGACGGCAAACGAAGTATTCGATGCTATAAAGAGCTTTGCTGAATACGGATTCTGTAAAAGTCACGCGGCAGGTTTTGCACTTCTTTCCTATCAATCCGCATGGCTGAAGAGATACTATCCCTTAGAGTTCTACACCGCCCTTCTCAATAACGAACCGATGGGTTTTTATAGAATAGACACGGTCGTAAATGACGCAAAAAGGCATGGGATTGAGATTCTTTATCCCCACATAAATAGAAGTGAAAAGGACTGTACCATAGAGGAGGGAAAAATAAGGTTAGGCTTGAGATTTGTAAAAAATCTAGGGGAAAGGACGGTTGAAAGGATACTCAACGAGAGAAAAAAAGGTCCTTATGAATCCTTAAAAGACTTTGTTTTAAGAGTTGGGTGTGAAAAAGACGCCACAGAAGCTCTCATCCTTTCCGGTGCATTCGATTTTTTAGGAAAATCTAAAAGAGCCCTTCTTTTTGAATTGGAAGAGATAAAAGGGGTTTCGGATGCAACTCTCAAACTTGCCTTTGAAGAACCAAAAATAGAGTTTCCCCCTTTTTCCAATGAGGAGATTGTGGATCTGGACTATAGAATTTTAGGTCTTTCCCCATCCTTTCACCCGATTAAGCTTTTAAGGGATAGGCTTTCTGGAATTGAGATTTTAAAGACAACCGATATCTTTCAAGTTCAGTCTGAAAAAGAGGTAATGTTTTTAGGTCTTGCAGTATCCAAGCAAAGACCAGAGACCGCAAAAGGTTTTTCGTTCATCACTCTGGAAGATGAATATGGCATGGTCAATGTGGTTATAAGGCCTAAAGTTTATGAAAGATTTCGAGAGATAATAAGACTCGAATCGATAATCCTTATAAAAGGAAAGGTGGAAAAAAAGGATGGGGTTATAAATATAATTGCAGATGAAATTTTTGGTCCCGATAAGCTCGATTCTCTTATCTAA
- a CDS encoding EAL domain-containing protein, translating into MAVDLTNIKEALFFAVQSSKDLIVIFDEDGKILFVNDAAKSLIGYSPDELLGTYITMLESPLEPEERKKERRETLVGSKIFRGVSIRKRSDGTLIYLQETLIPVVLNGLRLFVLMGRDIKEEAFFDSSLAPIIDFDPLTGLLHTKGFIQALRAEIQTKRPKRVNLLVLDICQFSAILVGKGYSFANSLLSKVAERLENNIPDDAILARSEKDEFLLFLSGRRREDISALVRRILDLFLEPFVIEGVEMYVSVNIGGSAYPSDGNEPVELIRKAFLALERAKDMGENKYAFYSRELDNFVRAHLSTREEIIGALKERRILLYAQPIFSTSERKLKGLEVLSRIRTKSGIIMSPGEFIPFLRQTGLLSKFDEVLCESLEGVVATLGKGIFLTLNLFPESVRSEEVIKRLESLKRKCDFPLYCEITETGIVEKETADFVERLRDMGIKIAIDDFGTGYNSFSYLEYLTVDMIKVSIELVRSVALKPKTLAIVQSIVDLGKKLRIETCAEGVEAEDQVKILGLLMCDYVQGFYFSRPAPIETYKVPVE; encoded by the coding sequence GTGGCAGTTGATCTTACAAACATCAAAGAAGCGTTATTCTTTGCCGTTCAGTCTTCAAAAGACCTAATCGTCATTTTTGACGAAGACGGAAAGATCCTATTCGTGAACGATGCGGCAAAATCTTTGATTGGTTATAGCCCAGATGAACTTTTAGGCACGTATATAACAATGCTTGAGTCTCCTTTAGAGCCTGAAGAAAGAAAAAAAGAGAGGAGAGAGACGTTAGTAGGGTCGAAAATATTTAGAGGAGTTTCAATCAGAAAAAGAAGCGACGGAACTTTAATTTACCTTCAGGAAACATTAATTCCTGTGGTTCTTAATGGCTTAAGACTCTTCGTTCTTATGGGAAGGGACATAAAAGAAGAGGCATTTTTTGATTCATCTCTAGCTCCTATAATTGACTTTGATCCACTAACCGGTCTTTTACACACAAAGGGTTTCATTCAGGCACTGCGGGCCGAGATTCAAACAAAAAGGCCTAAGAGAGTAAATTTGCTCGTTCTTGACATCTGCCAGTTTTCTGCCATCCTTGTAGGAAAAGGATACTCTTTTGCAAATAGCCTGTTATCAAAAGTCGCCGAGAGGCTTGAAAACAATATTCCAGATGATGCGATCCTTGCAAGAAGCGAAAAGGATGAATTTTTGCTTTTTCTTTCTGGCAGACGGCGAGAGGATATATCTGCGCTTGTGAGAAGAATACTCGATCTGTTTCTTGAGCCTTTTGTGATTGAGGGCGTAGAAATGTACGTAAGCGTCAACATAGGAGGATCAGCATATCCTTCCGATGGGAATGAACCGGTTGAGCTTATAAGGAAGGCATTCTTAGCTCTAGAAAGGGCAAAGGACATGGGTGAGAATAAATATGCCTTCTATTCCAGAGAGCTCGATAATTTTGTTCGGGCGCATCTTTCAACGAGGGAAGAGATAATAGGTGCTTTAAAAGAAAGGCGAATTTTGCTTTATGCCCAACCCATTTTTTCTACTTCTGAAAGAAAACTGAAAGGTCTGGAAGTCCTATCGAGGATAAGAACAAAAAGTGGGATCATCATGTCTCCGGGAGAGTTTATACCGTTTCTCAGACAGACAGGACTTTTGAGTAAGTTTGATGAAGTACTTTGCGAGTCTCTAGAAGGGGTAGTGGCGACCCTGGGTAAAGGTATTTTTCTCACTTTGAATCTTTTTCCAGAGAGTGTAAGAAGCGAAGAGGTTATAAAAAGACTTGAATCTCTCAAGAGAAAATGCGATTTTCCGCTCTATTGTGAGATAACGGAGACTGGTATTGTAGAGAAGGAGACGGCAGATTTTGTAGAGAGATTGAGGGATATGGGAATAAAGATAGCGATCGATGATTTTGGAACTGGCTACAATTCCTTCTCTTATTTGGAGTATTTAACTGTGGATATGATAAAGGTGAGCATTGAGCTTGTAAGGAGTGTAGCATTAAAACCGAAAACTCTCGCGATAGTTCAATCGATAGTGGATCTTGGAAAGAAACTAAGGATAGAGACTTGTGCAGAGGGTGTGGAGGCGGAGGATCAGGTAAAAATACTTGGGCTCCTCATGTGTGATTACGTTCAAGGTTTTTATTTCTCGAGACCTGCCCCAATAGAAACGTATAAAGTTCCAGTAGAATAA
- a CDS encoding ATPase, T2SS/T4P/T4SS family, protein MKEEKIFTQPNPYVGEILVKKGLISEETLSRALEIQKRNPSLKLGQILVQMGAISEDTLYRELSEAFNLPLVKLDPESLDKNLTSLFSHTTMRNFEFVPIKMEGNTVNVGVANPLYLFEVIKLVRQTVGTQVTVSLVKDEDLRKILGDYTEVAEDRTDVFDLEMTTHDEALEVEEAQAEEINDERDQPFIIRLANHIILDALKKEASDIHIEPHERGVSVRYRIDGVLHPYRVIPLRFKAGLIQRIKIMSDMDITEKRIPQDGRIRIRAKTPKGAKSVDVRVSTVPTIHGEKIVMRILDRERLFLNLSELGFEEESLKRFEEGIRKPYGMILVTGPTGSGKTNTLYSAIQKLNSPSVNIMTIEDPVEFIIPGINQVQVNDSQGLTFSAALRSFLRQDPNIILVGEIRDTETLEIAVRASLTGHLVFSTLHTNDAPSTIARLVDMGVDRYLIGASLLLIVAQRLVRKICPFCKDKDPVDKRILLSLGLTKEEIEKIEPMRGRGCEKCSYTGYKGRTGLFEVLTITPSIRELIFRGATTDEIRQRAIEEGMITLRRSGLYKIMGGITTIEEVLKETA, encoded by the coding sequence ATGAAGGAAGAGAAAATTTTTACCCAACCAAATCCATACGTGGGCGAAATACTTGTCAAAAAGGGTTTAATATCGGAGGAAACTCTATCCCGAGCTTTGGAAATCCAAAAACGTAACCCTTCCTTGAAGCTCGGCCAGATCCTTGTTCAGATGGGAGCAATAAGTGAAGATACGCTATATCGAGAGCTTTCTGAGGCATTCAACCTCCCACTTGTAAAATTGGATCCCGAAAGCTTAGACAAGAATCTTACATCCCTTTTTTCTCACACAACCATGAGGAATTTCGAGTTTGTTCCCATAAAGATGGAGGGCAACACAGTAAATGTTGGCGTTGCAAATCCGCTATATCTTTTTGAGGTCATAAAACTTGTAAGGCAGACCGTAGGAACCCAAGTAACAGTCTCTTTAGTAAAGGATGAGGATCTAAGAAAAATTTTGGGCGATTACACAGAAGTGGCTGAAGACCGCACGGATGTCTTTGATCTAGAAATGACCACTCATGATGAGGCACTTGAAGTTGAAGAGGCCCAAGCAGAAGAGATAAACGACGAAAGAGACCAGCCATTCATAATAAGGCTTGCAAACCACATTATTCTCGACGCATTGAAAAAAGAGGCAAGCGATATTCACATTGAGCCCCATGAGAGGGGTGTTAGTGTAAGATATAGAATAGACGGTGTCCTCCATCCTTACAGGGTCATTCCATTAAGGTTCAAGGCAGGTCTTATCCAGAGGATCAAAATAATGTCTGATATGGACATAACAGAAAAGAGGATCCCTCAGGACGGAAGAATAAGGATACGCGCCAAAACGCCAAAAGGTGCAAAGAGTGTGGATGTACGCGTTTCTACTGTGCCAACTATTCACGGCGAAAAGATAGTGATGAGGATCCTTGACAGGGAAAGACTCTTTCTTAACCTTTCGGAGCTAGGTTTCGAAGAAGAGAGTTTAAAAAGGTTCGAAGAAGGGATAAGAAAGCCTTACGGGATGATACTCGTTACAGGTCCTACAGGCTCCGGAAAGACAAATACGCTCTATTCTGCAATCCAAAAGCTAAATAGCCCGTCCGTTAATATAATGACTATTGAAGACCCTGTGGAGTTTATAATCCCAGGGATAAATCAGGTTCAGGTGAATGATTCTCAAGGGCTCACATTTTCTGCTGCACTGAGATCCTTTCTTAGACAGGATCCAAACATAATCCTTGTGGGAGAGATAAGAGATACGGAAACATTGGAGATCGCGGTAAGGGCATCATTGACTGGCCATCTTGTCTTTTCTACCCTCCATACGAACGATGCGCCATCCACCATAGCAAGGCTTGTCGATATGGGGGTTGATAGGTATCTTATTGGAGCTTCACTGCTTCTCATTGTAGCCCAAAGACTTGTAAGAAAGATATGCCCTTTTTGCAAAGACAAAGATCCGGTCGATAAGAGGATTTTACTCAGCCTTGGGCTCACCAAAGAGGAAATCGAAAAGATAGAACCTATGAGGGGAAGGGGTTGTGAGAAGTGCAGTTACACGGGTTACAAAGGTAGGACAGGGCTTTTTGAGGTTTTGACAATCACACCTTCCATAAGGGAGCTCATATTCAGAGGCGCCACAACGGATGAGATAAGGCAAAGGGCAATAGAGGAAGGGATGATAACTTTGCGTCGAAGTGGGCTTTACAAGATAATGGGCGGAATAACGACAATTGAGGAGGTTTTAAAAGAGACGGCCTAG
- the lexA gene encoding transcriptional repressor LexA encodes MESKKETRKEICMFIRNFMEEKGYSPTVREIMKGCKISSPSVVHYHLIKLEKEGYIEKDPQIGRGIRLKDREVLEIPLLGVISAGKPLPVFDDSFTYEETIKVTKDIVGRKKNVYAVKVKGNSMRDAMIEDGDIVIMESKSTAENGEMVGVWLKKEQEVTLKRIYFEKDRIKLKPENDEMEPIYTDYENVEIQGKVIAVVRKL; translated from the coding sequence ATGGAATCAAAAAAAGAGACGAGAAAAGAGATTTGTATGTTTATTCGGAATTTCATGGAAGAGAAGGGATATTCCCCAACAGTAAGGGAGATCATGAAAGGATGTAAGATAAGCTCACCATCTGTTGTACATTACCACCTGATAAAGCTTGAAAAAGAAGGATACATAGAAAAAGATCCGCAGATTGGAAGGGGGATTAGACTAAAAGACAGAGAGGTTTTGGAAATTCCCTTACTTGGGGTGATATCCGCTGGTAAACCTCTTCCTGTTTTTGATGATTCCTTTACATACGAAGAGACCATAAAAGTCACTAAGGACATCGTTGGAAGGAAAAAAAACGTATACGCCGTAAAGGTAAAAGGTAACTCCATGAGGGATGCCATGATTGAGGACGGGGATATCGTCATTATGGAATCTAAAAGCACCGCTGAAAATGGTGAAATGGTGGGGGTATGGCTTAAAAAGGAACAGGAAGTGACCCTAAAGAGGATATATTTTGAAAAGGATAGAATAAAGCTCAAGCCGGAAAATGATGAGATGGAGCCCATATACACGGATTATGAAAATGTAGAGATTCAGGGAAAGGTCATCGCTGTTGTAAGAAAACTCTAA